In Paenibacillus sonchi, a single genomic region encodes these proteins:
- a CDS encoding YlbF family regulator, translated as MNVIDKAHELARAIKDSSEVADITSAMRVIEADQESKRMLDNFRQSQIELQQRMMNGEMPPQEEMEKMEKLFEVLNLNLGIRRLFDAERRLSVVIEDVNKIITDSLSQMYGGVQ; from the coding sequence ATGAACGTAATCGACAAGGCGCATGAATTGGCACGGGCCATTAAGGACAGCAGTGAGGTAGCCGATATCACAAGCGCGATGAGGGTGATTGAAGCGGATCAGGAGAGCAAACGGATGCTGGACAACTTCCGGCAGAGCCAGATCGAGCTGCAGCAGCGGATGATGAACGGGGAAATGCCTCCTCAGGAAGAAATGGAAAAGATGGAGAAGCTGTTCGAGGTGCTTAACCTGAATCTGGGTATCCGCCGTTTATTCGATGCGGAACGCCGTCTGAGCGTGGTTATTGAGGATGTGAACAAAATTATTACGGACAGCCTGTCGCAAATGTACGGCGGCGTACAATAA